A genomic stretch from Ictalurus punctatus breed USDA103 chromosome 2, Coco_2.0, whole genome shotgun sequence includes:
- the smim13 gene encoding small integral membrane protein 13, which translates to MWQSLGLTVLVIVATLICVLLFMLFGWYVVWQLFLSKFKFLRELVGDTGSPQAETEPSESDSERSSPPTPRHRTKPARQRVAFPSSTT; encoded by the exons atgtgGCAGAGTCTGGGCTTGACTGTGCTGGTCATCGTGGCCACTCTCATCTGCGTGCTGCTCTTCATGCTCTTCG GTTGGTACGTGGTGTGGCAGCTCTTCCTTTCCAAGTTTAAGTTCCTGCGAGAGCTGGTCGGGGACACGGGCTCGCCACAGGCCGAAACGGAACCCTCGGAATCGGACAGCGAACGCAGTTCCCCTCCGACGCCCCGCCATCGAACCAAACCCGCACGCCAAAGAGTCGCTTTTCCAAGCAGCACTACGTAA
- the LOC108258503 gene encoding piggyBac transposable element-derived protein 4, with protein sequence MASSTVTPEPLDVLQETDDDGGNDLSGLEDEDDNEEIMDLDEDDSADESQDGEQHTPQVKKPHRSTQSKSLAWKTPEDADVAPAAIRFWPARPPGVQLNSADKHTPLELFKLFFSADAVATLCQNTNKQAARNIEQGCKYKWTALTVDEFYKYIGLIYFMALIKLDHIRDYWRQNNIFSIAFPRTVMTRDRYRTISWNVHMSDPDEDQENDIRRGTPQYDRLFRVKPLMDRIREACKTFYHPQRNLTVDERMVATKAKTGMTQYMKRKPTKWGFKLFVMADSSNGYTVDFAVYTGKDSSYTGHGISYDTVMSFMDHSFLGSGYHVYMDNFYTSPKLFRDLHAQKFGACGTYRDNKKACKDCPSTTLNALSRTSCRGDFRWIRDGPLVFVKWMDAQEVSVCSTIHSAFNGETIQRKVKTTKGTWDTQKFSCPTPVLKYNEHMGGVDLSDQLIQYYTAQQKTMKWYRKLFLHFLDIAATNAYILHKELASKQLRDALTHKVFMEELTAQLCGMSQKIPSKRASCDHVPVPVAKLSTDVRQVASQGRRTCVLCRFQRSKKSNTPWKCGKCNVPLCLQLTRNCFEEWHKKNNCHL encoded by the exons ATGGCTTCCAGCACGGTCACACCGGAGCCACTTGATGTCCTTCAGGAGACCGACGATGACGGTGGAAACGACTTATCGGGTCTCGAGGACGAGGACGACAATGAAGAAATTATGGATCTGGATGAGGATGATTCTGCCGATGA AAGTCAAGATGGTGAGCAGCACACACCACAAGTGAAAAAGCCACACAGGTCTACTCAGTCAAAATCGCTAGCATGGAAGACACCCGAAGACGCAGACGTGGCTCCAGCAGCAATTCGGTTCTGGCCTGCACGGCCTCCCGGGGTGCAACTGAACTCGGCAGACAAGCACACACCTCTGGAGTTGTTCAAACTCTTCTTCTCTGCAGATGCTGTGGCTACCCTGTGTCAGAACACTAATAAACAGGCTGCCAGGAACATTGAACAAGGGTGCAAGTACAAATGGACCGCGTTGACAGTAGATGAGTTCTACAAGTACATTGGACTCATTTATTTCATGGCCCTGATAAAGCTGGACCACATTCGAGATTATTGGCggcaaaacaacattttttccaTTGCCTTCCCAAGGACAGTGATGACGAGAGACAGATATAGGACTATATCCTGGAACGTGCACATGAGCGATCCGGATGAGGACCAAGAAAACGATATTAGACGGGGAACACCGCAGTACGACCGACTGTTCCGGGTGAAACCGCTCATGGACAGGATTCGGGAGGCCTGCAAAACCTTTTATCATCCACAGAGAAACCTTACCGTGGACGAACGAATGGTGGCAACGAAAGCAAAAACGGGTATGACACAGTACATGAAGAGAAAGCCCACCAAATGGGGCTTCAAGTTGTTTGTAATGGCTGACTCGAGCAATGGATACACAGTCGATTTTGCTGTGTACACAGGAAAGGACAGCTCTTATACAGGACATGGGATTTCATATGACACTGTGATGTCATTTATGGATCATTCCTTCTTGGGTTCTGGGTACCATGTGTACATGGACAATTTCTACACGAGCCCAAAACTATTCAGGGACTTGCACGCTCAGAAATTTGGCGCTTGTGGGACGTACAGGGACAACAAGAAGGCTTGTAAGGACTGCCCGAGTACTACATTAAACGCTCTCAGTAGAACATCATGCAGGGGAGACTTCAGATGGATCAGGGATGGTCCTCTGGTGTTTGTGAAGTGGATGGATGCTCAAGAAGTCTCTGTCTGCTCTACAATCCACTCAGCCTTCAACGGCGAGACGATACAACGGAAGGTGAAGACCACAAAAGGGACCTGGGACACGCAGAAATTTTCATGCCCCACTCCTGTCCTCAAGTACAACGAACACATGGGAGGTGTGGACTTGTCCGACCAACTGATCCAGTACTACACAgcacagcagaagaccatgaaATGGTACCGGAAGCTGTTTTTGCACTTCTTGGACATTGCGGCTACTAATGCATACATCTTACACAAAGAGCTTGCATCCAAACAACTACGTGATGCCTTGACGCACAAAGTGTTCATGGAGGAGCTGACTGCACAGCTGTGCGGCATGTCACAGAAAATCCCTTCAAAACGGGCCAGCTGTGATCATGTACCGGTGCCAGTGGCCAAACTGTCTACAGACGTGAGACAAGTGGCTTCGCAAGGTCGCAGGACTTGCGTCCTCTGCCGATTCCAACGTTCCAAAAAGAGTAACACTCCATGGAAGTGCGGGAAGTGCAACGTTCCTCTTTGCCTGCAGCTGACTAGAAACTGTTTTGAGGAAtggcataaaaaaaacaattgccACCTATAA
- the LOC108256545 gene encoding catenin beta-1: MATQSDLMELDMAMEQDRKAAVSHWQQQSYLDSGIHSGATTTAPSLSGKGNPEDEELDNQVLYEWEQGFSQPFTPEQVADIDGQYAMTRAQRVRAAMFPETLDEGMPIPTTQFDSANPTNVQRLAEPSQMLKHAVVNLINYQDDAELATRAIPELTKLLNDEDQVVVNKASVMVHQLSKKEASRHAIMRSPQMVSAIVRTMQNTADVETARCTAGTLHNLSHHREGLLAIFKSGGIPALVKMLGSPVDSVLFYAITTLHNLLLHQEGAKMAVRLAGGLQKMVALLNKTNVKFLAITTDCLQILAYGNQESKLIILASGGPQALVNIMRTYTYEKLLWTTSRVLKVLSVCSSNKPAIVEAGGMQALGLHLTDPSQRLVQNCLWTLRNLSDAATKQEGMEGLLGTLVQLLGSDDINVVTCAAGILSNLTCNNYKNKMMVCQVGGIESLVRTVLRAGDREDITEPAVCALRHLTSRHQDAEMAQNAVRLHYGLPVVVKLLHPPSHWPLIKATVGLIRNLALCPANHAPLREQGAIPRLVQLLVRAHQDTQRRTSMGGTQQQFVEGVRMEEIVEGCTGALHILARDVHNRIVIRGLNTIPLFVQLLYSPIENIQRVAAGVLCELAQDKEAAEAIEAEGATAPLTELLHSRNEGVATYAAAVLFRMSEDKPQDYKKRLSVELTSSLFRTEPMAWNETADMGLDIGAQGEPVGYRPDDPSYRSFHSGYGQDGLGMDGILEHELAGHHPGAEYPVEGLPDLGHSHDLMDGLPPTDSNQLAWFDTDL; the protein is encoded by the exons ATGGCTACCCAGT CTGATCTGATGGAGCTGGACATGGCGATGGAGCAGGACCGGAAGGCTGCGGTGAGCCACTGGCAGCAGCAGTCTTACCTTGACTCTGGTATCCACTCTGGAGCCACCACCACAGCACCGTCCCTCTCTGGCAAGGGGAACCCAGAGGACGAGGAGCTGGACAACCAGGTGCTGTATGAGTGGGAGCAGGGATTCAGTCAGCCCTTTACACCGGAGCAGGTGGCAG ACATAGATGGTCAGTACGCCATGACCCGTGCCCAGCGTGTGCGTGCTGCTATGTTCCCTGAGACCCTTGACGAGGGCATGCCGATCCCCACCACCCAGTTTGACTCCGCTAACCCCACCAATGTGCAGCGGCTGGCTGAGCCATCCCAGATGCTCAAACATGCCGTGGTGAACCTCATCAACTACCAGGATGATGCCGAACTTGCCACCAGGGCTATTCCAGAGCTCACCAAGCTCCTCAATGATGAAGACCAG GTGGTGGTGAACAAGGCGTCCGTCATGGTGCATCAGCTGTCGAAGAAGGAAGCATCGCGGCACGCCATTATGCGCTCCCCTCAGATGGTGTCCGCCATCGTGAGGACCATGCAGAACACGGCTGACGTGGAGACGGCACGCTGCACTGCTGGCACACTGCACAACCTCTCCCACCACCGGGAGGGCCTCCTCGCCATTTTCAAATCTGGCGGCATCCCTGCTCTCGTCAAGATGCTCGG ATCTCCAGTCGACAGTGTGCTTTTCTACGCAATCACCACCCTGCACAACCTCCTCCTGCACCAGGAAGGTGCTAAAATGGCCGTCCGCCTGGCTGGTGGCCTGCAGAAGATGGTTGCCCTGCTGAACAAGACCAATGTTAAATTCCTGGCCATCACCACAGACTGTCTACAGATCCTGGCCTACGGCAACCAGGAGAGCAAG tTGATCATCTTGGCTAGCGGCGGCCCTCAGGCTCTGGTCAACATCATGAGGACCTACACATACGAAAAGCTACTGTGGACAACCAGCCGTGTTCTCAAAGTGCTGTCCGTTTGCTCCAGTAACAAACCTGCCATTGTGGAGGCTG gaGGCATGCAGGCTCTTGGCCTTCACCTGACCGACCCCAGTCAGCGACTGGTACAGAACTGCCTCTGGACCCTCAGAAACCTGTCGGACGCTGCCACCAAGCAG GAGGGTATGGAAGGCCTGCTGGGCACCCTGGTCCAGCTGCTTGGCTCAGATGACATCAATGTGGTGACCTGCGCTGCTGGCATCCTGTCCAACCTTACCTGCAACAACTACAAGAACAAAATGATGGTGTGCCAGGTCGGTGGCATCGAGTCGCTCGTGCGCACTGTGCTCCGAGCCGGAGACCGTGAGGACATCACCGAGCCGGCTGTGTGCGCCCTCCGCCATCTCACTTCCAGACACCAGGATGCTGAAATGGCCCAGAATGCTGTGCGCCTGCACTACGGCCTTCCTGTTGTGGTCAAACTGCTGCACCCACCCTCACACTGGCCTCTTATTAAG GCCACAGTTGGTCTGATCCGTAACCTGGCGCTATGTCCAGCCAATCACGCCCCGCTGCGTGAGCAGGGTGCCATACCCCGATTAGTCCAGCTGCTCGTGAGGGCACACCAGGACACCCAGAGACGCACATCCATGGGAGGCACACAGCAACAGTTTGTG GAGGGTGTTCGAATGGAGGAGATCGTAGAGGGCTGCACTGGCGCGCTCCACATCTTGGCCAGAGATGTGCACAACAGAATTGTTATCCGAGGACTCAACACCATCCCTCTGTTTGTTCAG TTGCTGTACTCTCCGATCGAAAACATCCAGCGTGTGGCGGCCGGCGTGCTGTGTGAACTGGCGCAGGACAAGGAAGCGGCCGAGGCTATCGAAGCCGAGGGAGCCACTGCGCCCCTCACTGAACTGCTGCACTCCAGGAACGAGGgagtgg ctACATATGCGGCAGCTGTGCTGTTTCGCATGTCTGAGGATAAACCTCAGGACTACAAGAAGCGTCTATCCGTTGAGCTGACCAGCTCTCTCTTCAGAACAGAGCCCATGGCCTGGAATGAG ACTGCTGATATGGGTCTGGATATAGGAGCTCAGGGAGAGCCTGTTGGATACAGACCAGACG ACCCCAGCTACCGCTCTTTCCACTCGGGCTATGGTCAGGACGGGCTGGGCATGGATGGCATACTGGAACATGAGCTGGCTGGCCACCATCCTGGAGCAGAGTACCCAGTGGAGGGGCTTCCTGACCTCGGCCACAGCCACGACCTGATGGACGGCCTTCCTCCCACAGACTCCAATCAGCTGGCCTGGTTCGACACGGACCTCTAa